The Brenneria rubrifaciens genome has a window encoding:
- a CDS encoding glycosyl transferase — MSEFYQDGIITNFHNLTQRSVEELEYELQVFSGQNSMGLILPSLYSELEGPALDNIVDLLSQVPYLGEIVIGLDRADQEQFHYARKFFSRLPQRHRILWNDGPRLTTLSDELADRGLAPMEPGKGRNVWFCVGYTLASRRTSCVALHDCDIVTYDRSMLARLLYPVANPHFHYDFCKGYYARVAEGKFNGRVGRLLVFPLLKSLQKVYGNSDYLEYMRSYRYPLSGEFAMRTHILNNLRIPSDWGLEIGVLSEIHRGTATSRICQVDIADNYDHKHQPMSEDDPNSGLQRMATDITKALYRKLAILGVNITTDSFRVLRATYYRNALDMIDAFEHDARMNGLHFDRHTEESAVELFADVITLSGQVYSESPGDKPFVPSWNRVQSAFPDILERLYNAVEADNQE, encoded by the coding sequence ATGAGTGAATTTTATCAGGATGGAATCATTACCAATTTTCACAATCTTACCCAGCGAAGTGTGGAAGAACTGGAATATGAGTTACAGGTGTTTTCTGGGCAAAACAGCATGGGACTTATCCTCCCTTCCCTTTATTCAGAACTGGAAGGGCCTGCTCTGGATAATATTGTCGACCTGTTATCTCAGGTGCCTTATCTTGGCGAGATTGTAATTGGCTTGGATCGTGCCGACCAGGAACAGTTTCATTATGCCCGCAAGTTTTTTTCCCGTCTGCCGCAACGCCACCGTATCTTGTGGAACGATGGACCCCGGTTGACAACGCTAAGCGATGAACTGGCTGACAGAGGACTGGCGCCAATGGAGCCAGGTAAAGGCCGCAATGTTTGGTTTTGCGTCGGATATACTCTGGCCTCGAGGCGAACGTCCTGCGTCGCGCTGCATGATTGTGACATTGTCACTTACGATCGCAGTATGCTTGCTCGCCTGCTCTATCCGGTGGCGAACCCGCATTTTCATTATGATTTCTGCAAAGGGTATTATGCACGAGTGGCCGAGGGAAAGTTCAATGGCCGGGTCGGTCGGCTACTGGTTTTCCCTTTGCTCAAATCCTTGCAAAAGGTTTATGGCAATTCCGACTATCTGGAGTACATGCGTAGCTACCGTTATCCGCTGTCGGGCGAGTTTGCCATGCGTACCCATATTTTAAATAACCTGCGTATTCCCAGCGATTGGGGACTGGAAATTGGCGTGCTGTCTGAAATTCATCGGGGAACGGCGACGAGTCGTATCTGTCAGGTCGACATCGCTGATAACTATGATCATAAGCATCAGCCGATGTCGGAAGATGACCCTAATTCCGGTCTGCAACGCATGGCGACCGATATTACTAAAGCATTGTATCGTAAACTGGCGATACTGGGCGTGAATATTACGACGGATTCGTTTCGGGTATTGCGCGCGACTTACTACCGCAACGCGCTCGATATGATCGATGCCTTTGAGCATGATGCCCGCATGAATGGCTTGCACTTTGATCGACATACTGAAGAGTCAGCCGTAGAGCTGTTCGCGGATGTCATCACCCTTTCCGGGCAGGTCTACAGCGAAAGTCCGGGTGATAAACCCTTCGTACCTAGCTGGAACCGCGTGCAGTCAGCATTTCCCGATATACTTGAGCGATTGTACAACGCCGTGGAAGCGGATAATCAGGAATAA
- a CDS encoding DUF1283 family protein has product MNQYPFASLIRALIPLSMLAAATVWQLTALADTRHVVIDSGDSVLSKEAARQSSEQWNSTRSLRNKVNARTEKEFDKVEKSIDGREKCNTSYNVNAYWEANTDRCLDRRTGRPVTP; this is encoded by the coding sequence ATGAACCAATATCCCTTTGCTTCTCTGATCCGGGCTTTGATCCCGCTTTCCATGCTCGCGGCGGCCACGGTCTGGCAACTGACTGCGCTGGCGGACACTCGCCATGTTGTGATTGATTCAGGCGACAGTGTTTTATCCAAAGAGGCCGCCCGACAAAGCAGTGAACAATGGAATTCAACGCGGTCACTGCGTAATAAAGTCAATGCTCGTACCGAGAAAGAGTTCGATAAAGTTGAAAAATCTATCGACGGTCGTGAGAAATGTAACACCAGCTATAATGTGAACGCCTATTGGGAAGCCAATACTGACCGTTGTCTCGACCGTCGGACCGGTCGTCCGGTCACTCCCTGA
- the xopG gene encoding XopG/HopH/AvrPtoH family type III secretion system effector, whose amino-acid sequence MNNFPGIRIGSYSSPSFENDVVESLNRIQSGPTGQRLLQKISEISTHEKYVTISEASAGQAPVARPRLTLSQISKLGNNPTQRDFESVLIKESTSSSIINKKGTASEIPWSKMAAEPEINLSGVPVAGANPDNAFIALAHELIHANHHLAGTSKYGGSITQDASSASTKSGKEELRAVGLGKYEYERTGKPTENSIRREHGLPLRTKYSRSGAW is encoded by the coding sequence ATGAACAATTTTCCAGGAATCAGGATAGGAAGTTATTCATCTCCCAGTTTTGAGAATGATGTTGTCGAATCCCTCAATCGAATCCAGTCAGGCCCAACCGGGCAACGCCTTTTGCAGAAAATATCCGAGATATCTACCCACGAGAAATACGTAACTATTTCGGAAGCGAGTGCTGGACAGGCACCCGTAGCCAGACCCAGATTGACACTTTCCCAAATAAGTAAGTTGGGAAACAATCCAACACAAAGGGATTTTGAGTCTGTGCTAATTAAGGAATCAACCAGTTCCAGTATTATCAATAAAAAGGGGACGGCATCGGAGATACCTTGGAGTAAAATGGCTGCAGAGCCGGAGATAAATTTATCAGGTGTTCCCGTTGCCGGTGCAAATCCCGATAACGCATTCATAGCATTAGCCCATGAACTCATTCACGCCAATCATCATTTGGCAGGAACCAGTAAATATGGTGGCTCGATAACTCAGGATGCTTCATCTGCATCCACAAAATCTGGGAAAGAGGAACTTCGAGCCGTCGGGCTTGGCAAGTATGAGTATGAAAGAACCGGAAAGCCCACGGAAAACTCTATTCGTCGTGAACACGGGCTCCCATTAAGGACGAAGTACTCACGCTCAGGCGCATGGTAA
- a CDS encoding sulfotransferase domain-containing protein, producing the protein MAKISPWLDSVYPDKATKLDQVESQTHRRFLKTHLPADSLVFSERAKYIYICRDGRDIVWSLYDHQSALRQEVQPTLNAAEGTAGRLRVMAPPESSIVDYFTDWLNKDGHPFWPFWESVRSWWSIRHLPNVHIVHFANLIENMPREIRRIAEFIDTTINESQWEAIIRHCSFDYMKMHAARYVPQGVGLWKEGGNAFFSKGKNARWLAEHSPFRYLHPI; encoded by the coding sequence ATAGCGAAAATATCTCCCTGGCTTGATTCTGTTTATCCCGATAAGGCAACCAAGTTAGATCAGGTTGAATCCCAGACCCACCGGCGTTTTCTTAAAACGCACCTGCCGGCGGACTCGCTTGTATTCTCCGAACGGGCTAAATACATTTACATTTGCCGCGATGGTCGCGACATTGTCTGGAGCCTCTACGACCATCAGTCGGCTCTCCGGCAGGAAGTTCAACCCACGCTGAACGCCGCAGAGGGAACAGCGGGGCGCTTGCGGGTTATGGCGCCCCCTGAGTCCTCAATTGTCGATTATTTTACTGACTGGCTTAATAAAGACGGTCATCCGTTCTGGCCATTTTGGGAAAGTGTTCGTTCGTGGTGGTCAATACGCCATTTACCAAATGTTCACATCGTGCATTTCGCCAATCTGATCGAAAATATGCCCCGCGAGATTCGCAGAATAGCGGAGTTTATCGACACGACCATCAATGAATCCCAATGGGAAGCAATAATCCGCCATTGCAGTTTCGATTATATGAAAATGCATGCCGCCAGATACGTTCCCCAGGGTGTCGGTCTCTGGAAAGAAGGTGGCAACGCCTTTTTCAGTAAAGGGAAAAATGCTCGCTGGCTGGCAGAACATTCTCCCTTCAGATATCTGCATCCAATATGA
- a CDS encoding mannosyl-3-phosphoglycerate phosphatase-related protein, with protein MPVLSDKLMIFSDLDGSLLDHDTYSWEPARPWLDRLARGSVPVIITTSKTAAEICPLQSELGLSHLPYIAENGALIALPPTWRSHPDYPRKIFEADYPSICTLLRQLREQDAFKFKGFADMDSEAVASVTGLSLQNAELARRREASEPLLWLDDAEALARFRQRLAEHGLSLTQGGRFYHVMGQQVSKGLAAYWIKAQFADKNGTTVTTIGLGDGPNDVSLLSAMDNAVLIKGKGNQLVELPGNYVGQLYRTQAMGPVGWSEGLSHFIGKSFSTTNPNTAHKT; from the coding sequence ATGCCAGTATTGAGCGACAAGCTGATGATTTTCAGCGATCTTGACGGTTCGCTGCTTGATCACGATACCTACAGTTGGGAGCCCGCTCGCCCGTGGCTGGATCGGCTGGCTCGGGGTAGCGTTCCCGTCATTATTACCACCAGTAAAACGGCGGCGGAAATCTGCCCGTTGCAAAGCGAGCTGGGGTTAAGCCATCTTCCCTATATTGCGGAAAATGGCGCGTTGATTGCGTTACCCCCAACGTGGCGTTCGCACCCAGACTACCCGCGTAAGATTTTTGAGGCTGACTACCCTTCCATTTGCACCCTGCTTCGCCAGTTACGGGAGCAGGACGCGTTTAAATTTAAAGGATTCGCTGACATGGATAGCGAGGCGGTCGCCAGCGTGACCGGGCTTTCATTGCAAAATGCTGAACTGGCACGTCGGCGTGAAGCTTCTGAACCATTGTTGTGGCTGGATGACGCCGAGGCGCTAGCGCGTTTTCGTCAGCGCCTTGCTGAGCATGGTCTTTCGCTGACACAGGGCGGACGCTTCTATCATGTAATGGGACAACAGGTTAGTAAGGGACTTGCTGCCTACTGGATAAAAGCACAATTTGCCGATAAAAATGGTACTACGGTGACAACCATCGGTCTTGGTGACGGGCCGAATGATGTCTCGTTGTTAAGTGCGATGGACAATGCCGTATTAATTAAAGGCAAGGGTAATCAATTAGTAGAGTTACCAGGAAACTATGTTGGCCAGTTGTATCGCACGCAGGCCATGGGACCTGTTGGTTGGAGTGAAGGATTGTCGCACTTCATTGGTAAAAGTTTTTCAACGACCAACCCCAACACGGCGCATAAAACATAA